The following proteins are co-located in the Theropithecus gelada isolate Dixy chromosome 19, Tgel_1.0, whole genome shotgun sequence genome:
- the CNN1 gene encoding calponin-1 isoform X3 produces MDGLKDGIILCEFINKLQPGSVKKINESTQNWHQLENIGNFIKAITKYGVKPHDIFEANDLFENTNHTQVQSTLLALASMAKTKGNKVNVGVKYAEKQERKFEPEKLREGRNIIGLQMGTNKFASQQGMTAYGTRRHLYDPKLGTDQPLDQATISLQMGTNKGASQAGMTAPGTKRQIFEPGLGMEHCDTLNVSLQMGSNKGASQRGMTVYGLPRQVYDPKYCLTPEYPELGEPAHNHHAHNYYNSA; encoded by the exons ATTCATCAATAAGCTGCAGCCAGGCTCTGTGAAGAAGATCAATGAGTCAACCCAAAATTGGCACCAG CTGGAGAACATTGGCAACTTCATCAAGGCCATCACCAAGTATGGGGTGAAGCCCCACGACATCTTTGAGGCCAACGACCTGTTTGAGAACACCAACCATACACAGGTGCAGTCCACCCTTCTGGCTTTGGCCAGCATG GCCAAGACGAAAGGAAACAAGGTGAATGTGGGGGTGAAGTACGCAGAGAAGCAGGAGCGGAAATTCGAGCCGGAGAAGCTAAGAGAAGGGCGGAACATCATCGGGTTGCAG ATGGGCACCAACAAGTTTGCCAGCCAGCAGGGCATGACGGCCTACGGCACCCGGCGCCACCTCTACGACCCCAAGCTGGGCACGGACCAGCCTCTGGACCAGGCGACCATCAGCCTGCAGATGGGCACCAACAAAGGAGCCAGCCAG GCTGGCATGACCGCGCCAGGGACCAAGCGGCAGATCTTCGAGCCGGGGCTGGGCATGGAGCACTGCGACACGCTCAATGTCAGCCTGCAGATGGGCAGCAACAAGGGCGCCTCGCAGCGGGGCATGACGGTGTATGGGCTGCCACGCCAGGTCTATGACCCCAAGTACTGTCTGACGCCTGAGTACCCGGAGCTGGGCGAGCCCGCCCACAACCACCACGCACATAACTACTACAATTCCGCCTAG